Proteins from one Panthera leo isolate Ple1 chromosome D1, P.leo_Ple1_pat1.1, whole genome shotgun sequence genomic window:
- the LOC122200368 gene encoding olfactory receptor 5M10-like, whose translation MSPPNHTTVTEFILLGLTDDPVLEKILFGVFLVIYLITLAGNLCMIMLIRTNSHLQTPMYFFLSHLSFVDICYSSNITPNMLHNFVSDQKTISYAGCFTQCLLFIALVITEFYILASMALDRYVAICSPLHYSTRMSKNVCISLVMVSYTCGFLNGLSQTLLTFHLSFCGSLEINHFYCADPPLLMLACSDTYVKKMAMLVVAGLTLSSSLFIIVLSYLLIIAAILRIRSAEGRHKAFSTCGSHLTTVTLFYGTLFCMYLRTPSEKSVEESKIIAVFYTFLSPMLNPLIYSLRNKDVVHAMQQIIQGNLFHKTTM comes from the coding sequence atgtctcccCCAAACCACACTACAGTGACAGAATTCATTCTCTTGGGACTCACAGACGACCCTGTCCTGGAGAAGATCCTGTTTGGGGTGTTTCTGGTGATCTACCTGATCACGCTGGCAGGCAATCTCTGCATGATTATGCTGATCAGGACCAATTCTCACCTCCAAacacccatgtacttcttccttagCCACCTCTCCTTCGTGGACATTTGCTATTCCTCCAATATCACTCCAAATATGCTGCACAACTTCGTCTCCGACCAGAAGACCATCTCCTATGCTGGATGCTTCACACAGTGTCTTCTCTTCATTGCCCTGGTGATCACTGAGTTTTATATCCTTGCTTCGATGGCATTGGATCGCTATGTAGCCATTTGTAGCCCTCTACATTACAGTACCAGAATGTCTAAGAACGTTTGTATCTCTCTAGTCATGGTGTCTTATACATGTGGTTTCCTTAATGGACTCTCCCAGACACTGCTGACTTTTCACTTGTCCTTCTGTGGCTCCCTTGAAATCAATCATTTCTACTGTGCAGATCCTCCTCTGTTAATGTTGGCCTGCTCTGACACTTATGTCAAAAAGATGGCGATGTTGGTAGTCGCTGGCTTGACTCTGTCAAGCTCTCTCTTCATCATTGTCCTTTCCTACCTTCTCATTATTGCAGCCATCTTGAGGATCCGTTCTGCTGAAGGCAGGCACAAGGCCTTTTCTACTTGTGGTTCCCACTTGACAACAGTCACCCTATTTTATGGAACCCTCTTCTGCATGTACTTAAGGACCCCATCTGAGAAGTCTGTGGAGGAGTCCAAAATAATTGCAGTCTTTTATACTTTCTTGAGCCCAATGTTGAACCCATTGATTTATAGTCTACGGAACAAGGATGTGGTTCATGCTATGCAGCAAATCATTCAGGGAAATCTCTTTCATAAAACTACAATGTAG